Sequence from the Ictalurus furcatus strain D&B chromosome 29, Billie_1.0, whole genome shotgun sequence genome:
GGAATTAAAATCTCAAAATCTCATTGGACAGCTGTGCTGGTCTCAGCCAGTCAGATTCCCTGACCTCggatcatttttaatattttaaatattcattatcATGTTAAAAGGGTGTGGATATAATGTTCAGGTCATGGTCACATTTGCACTTTCTTCCTGttaagtaagagagagagtgtgtgtgtgtgagagagagagagaggtgaccTGTTTCACAGCATCATTACAGAACTGATGTGATCCATCTGTGAATGTGACTCCCACATTAATTAATTTGTCACACAGATGCAgaacccccaaacacacacacaccggaacCCCCAACACAGCTGCTGGACACACATATTCAGAAACAATAAAAGAACAAGGTCATTGTGCTCTAAGAGCTGTGTATGATCAATTTGGGTGTGGCAGATTGTTATGGTTGCCCGGGACAGGTAACGCCCACTCACAGCAAGTGTTTATGATCAAATACCTCTTTATATCTAAATGTTCTCTTACTCTAGAGCCCCACCCACTACACTAGAGAGCCTTGTCTTACTCTAGAGCCCCACCCACTACACTAGAGATCCTTGTCTTTCTCTAGAACCACACCCACTATCCTCCTATATTGACAGTTCTCTGGTATAGAACTTTGTTTTACAGTTTTTCCTCCCTACCTCCAACCACAACATAAGACCCTCCCTCtactttatttttctatatAGACCCACCCCTTATGTGACAGCCCCACCCACACCATCTATGATTCTGTCTGTccttatctgtctatctgtttctgtctctctctcagaatgAGCTATATTCTGAAAGGACAGACGGTCATgtggtactgtgtgtgtttgtgtgtgtgtttgacgaTGGATAGATGGCATTAGGTCTAGTTAGCTGTGCGGCTCTGCTACAGAGGGAGATTTGTAGTGAGACACACCCGATGTCAGGCGCACATGGCTAATGGAGCAGCAGGTGTGGTGGAAACAACCTGTCCAGCCATAAGTTAACAAACTTCAAAGACAAAAGGGTTTGGAGATGCCAAAAATTGctcaaactttattgaaacaataaagtgagacagtctgcagaaaatccaaattatgcaaacacacacatgccctTTTATACCTTACTCCGAGCTCATCTTAGACAGGGTTTtaccttttctcattaaaaacagaccaatctcATTCTtgataattaattattcatgccTATATGATATCATAGATTTGTGGCACATGCGTAGTTAATTGCttcttaggaaaaaaaaattctataaggcaaagcttttttgtttttgttttttgctctgtTCCAAATTCACCTTTACACCTTAATGAATTTCTGGCTCTCACCCAATTCACTTCTGCGACCTTAATGATTTTCTGGCTTTCATCCCAGCCCGATACTTTTTTGCAAGCTTCAGAGTGGACTTAATTGGAAAACAGTTTCACCGAATGTCTAATACCAATGTATTGCTCTGCAGAAAGGTACAGGATGATACGGAAAAACATCTACAGtgcagtgagagagaattcctttaactcagtacacacttagaatataacttgattaGAAAGAGTTCTATGGTTTTAGACTATGCatctaaatattgattatacatatagattatgcttgtTAAGTAATATTGATTagtagattatgcttctaagtaataattctaaatgtcaGTTGTACATATTGATGATAATTGgttaacatatccaaatgttaaTGACATATTGATTAAATTTTAggaagacattctatacaggaTACGTACACGGTCATTTATGTCCTATAGATGATTAACAGCTAATTAAAGTGCAATCTGGACGACCATGCTAAGTGCTGCTTGTAAAATTTAGCGCACTCTCCAGAAACACTACAGGAGTGTATGTAGTGCAAACACGTGCAAACACGTGCAAACACACCCCCAACCACACCACAATGGAGGAGTAGTTATCTTATAATCTCCATGTTATCTGTCAAAATGACGATAACATGGAGATTATAAGATAACTACTCCTCCATGTTGAAGCTGTAGAATCTGTGGTATGAAGAGTCTAGTATCCATGGAAACCAAGAAGATTCTATACGTGTCACAGTAGTTAAGAATTCAGGTGGAAAACATAAGCTGCAGAAGTCTGGCTGTGCACATGCGTGTAAAGTGCGATTTAGAGTTACGGACATTttagtaatttttttctgtgtaccgctattttatgtacagcgctttaagaagctgcttttaaaggtaatttacaaaagaaagtttattattactattattattattattattactattatttgaaCTTAACAGCTTAGTATTTAACAGTTCAGAGATTTTAGGCAAGGCTGATAACCAActagttacatttattatacattttatctgactaattaaataaaatacaactaaTTCTTTGCAAGGGTGCGTTTCCAGTTTTCTACAATGGAAAGGAAGGTTGCATCAGAGGGTAAAAAGCCTAAGCGGCAGGATGCAAAGCCAAGCTTCATCGTCCCGGCACAATCAGAGAACACAGATCATGGAGTATCCTCTAGGAGTTTCATAGAAACACTCAGGAGCATGGAACACAGCGAGAGAGCACACAGGACAGCCAGAGTGTCTGAATTCTTCAGACAATGTACGAAGTTAAAAAATGATCGCGAGGAGCTTTGCAAGACTCTTGTCACCATGTTCATGGAGGAGGAATCAGATACAGGTGAAAGCTTACAAGTTCCATCTGGTGCGCTAACTGAGAAAAGTATGttgaaatattataattacattaGATACGGGATTGACACGCATAACGTGCCCCCTATGGAAGATTCCTGGCTAGAGAGTATTTTGAGCCGGGTGCCAAGTCCCTTGAAAACGTTAACAAGCTGTGTTGAGGTTCTCTCAGATGAAATAAGAGCGGATTGTTTGCAGAGTGTTAAGAAAGCAATAGTGGATTTTGCTTTGTGTGGCTCGAGAGAGGACGAAGAACAGAAGGTGAACAGTCTTCCGCCTCACAGAGAAGAGATGGCTCTTTTGCCAAAGCCTTGGAAAGCATCCTTCCATCAATCACAAAATAGGATGAGCCAGCATCTCCACGCCTTCAACCCCACCATGCTGTCTGTGCTGAACCTGTGGCATAGGTCCTTCAAGAATTTCCGTCTTCTGGATGTGACAGAGTTCCACAACAGAGAGGAAGCTATAGATATCTTCGACTTTTACCAGATTGCCGGCCAACACATTAAAAGTGCTGAAGACGTCCTGCTGAAGAAGTGGTTTCCTGATGTGCAACAAATCTACTACCAGGGAATCAAGCACAACTTGATCCCCAAAAATAACAATCTACCACAGCTTCAGTCCTTCTTCAACTGCGTGGCTGCCCTAATGTCCTCTCAGCTCCACAGTCTGGCCCTGGAATCTATTTATGACTACACACGCCTGATAGCTCAGGTCTCACCTTCAGTAAGAGCGTATGAGCATCCGGGCTTTGTTCTGCATTTGACCCTGAGGCAGAACAAGATCACACTTCATCCAGATTTCAAAGATGTTGAGACCATTTTGCTGAATGTCTATGATGAAATGTTGAAATGCGTCAGCTTGGTGCCTCGAGTCGAGACAAAGCTGTACTCAGAATGGCCAGGCACTAAGGATGCCAGAACCCTGAAACCCATCATCCTGCCTGAGATCCTAAAAGCACAAAAGTATGAAATTCTGCAGGTGATGCATGAAGACATGCGTGGACCAACTGAGCATGTACGCCTCTACGACAAATTTGCACCGCTGGTATCGGAACAGGCCGGGCAGGACGTAGAGCAGTTTCTGGTGGAGCAGCACTCCTTCCAGGAGATTCTGATGGAGGCGACACGCTACCAGCAGATGGCTGATGAACTCCAGCATGACTTCTACGAGGTGGTGCGACTCGGTATGTTCGAAGTGCACTGCGATACGCTTATCCATACACTAGTGTATCGTGCAGAGGGAATCAGGGACAAACTGGTCACACGTCTGCGGAAGGACCACCAGAACTGCAATGAAAAATTAtgtgatgaatatgagaagattgaaaaaaaatccctcaGCATTCCTTCAAACACACAAGAGCTCTTTGCACTTAAGGCCTACATAAAGAAGGTTGAAGCTGAAGAGATGCCGAAACTGGAGCTCCAGCTCAGAAACTCCATGAATCGTGTCTGCTGCTTGGCTGAATATGAGTTTTCTCCAACAGACATAAGCCTGAACAAGAAGCCCTTCCAGTGGCATTTGCGCATGCCTTCAATCTTTGACAAGTACAGAGAAATTGCTAAGGAGAAGACTGTGCAATTCCAGGATTTCCTTAAGTTGCGTTGCGAGAGGCTCGTGAAAGATCTGGAAGGTTGCGCAAAGCAGGTGGAGGAGTTTACCGCTTTTGGGGACCTATCTGAACTCAGCAAGTATCTGAAAAAGGCTCAGGCACTCAATTCCAAGCTAGAGGATGCCATGGAGAAAATAGAGGGTTTCAACTCGGAGGAAGAAGCGTTTGGATGGCCCGTCTCCCAGTACCCTTTATGCAAGAAAGTCCACGAACAACTGCTCCCATACCTTCACCTGTACCAGACAGCTACCACTTTTCAGGCTGAGCACCAGCGGTGGCTTAATGGCCCCCTCACCTCAATCAACCCAGAGAAGGTGGAGGGTGATGTCAGCAACTACTGGCGCTCACTCTACAAACTGGAAAAAGGTTTTCAGGACTCACCCGAGGCTCTTCACATCGCCACCCAAGTCAAGGCTGAGGTGGAGACCTTTAAGCCGCACATTCCCTTAGTGCAGGTGCTGTGTAATCCAGGCTTGCGAGACCGCCATTGGGAGGCCATGTCAGCCGTGGTGGGTTTCTCCCTGAAGCCTTCAGAAAACGAGGCCTGCATTTCCCACTTCATTCATCTGCAGCTTGAGACCCACTTGCCCAACTTCGAGAACATCAGCGAGGCAGCCAGCAAAGAGTATTCAATGGAAAAGGCCATGGAACGCATGGTAGGTGAATGGGCAGACATGATGTTCACCCTGCTTCCCTACCGTGAAACCGGCACATCCATTCTGTCCTCATTGGATGAAATCCAGATGCTACTGGATGATCATATAGTCAAAACGCAGACGATGCGTGGCTCGCCCTTCATTAAACCCTTGGAGGCTGAGATACGAGACTGGGAGGgcaagctgctgctgctgcaggagATTTTAGATGAGTGGATGACTGTGCAATCCACATGGCTCTACCTGGAGCCCATTTTCAGTTCTCCAGACATCATAAGCCAGATGCCAGAGGAGGGAGGTTGCTTCACCACTGTGGATAAAACCTGGAGGGACATCATTAAGCAAGTCAGCTTGGACAAGCACGTCCTGGCTGTGGTGGCCATTGATCAGATCTTGGAGAAGTTTAAGAAAAGCAACGAGTTCCTGGAGCTCATCTTGAAAGGCCTGAACATGTACCTGGAAAAAAAGAGACTCTTCTTCCCTCGCTTCTTCTTTCTGTCCAACGATGAGCTATTGGAGATTCTCTCCGAGACGAAGGACCCAACCAGAGTGCAGCCGCATCTGAAGAAGTGCTTCGAGGGCGTTGCCAATGTTGTGTTCAGTGATGTTCTGGACATCACACACATGAAGAGCAGTGAGGGTGAGATGGTGGAGCTGCTGGACATCATCTCTACTTCTAAAGCCCGCGGCCAGGTCGAGAAATGGCTCCTCGAGCTGGAGAGTGGCATGCTCACGTCCCTACACAAGGTGGTAGAAGAGGCTATCAAGGCGTACCCTGAAGACCTGCGGATCAACTGGGTACGAGCCTGGCCAGGTCAGgcagtactgtgtgtgtctcaggtgtACTGGACTAAACACATCCACGAAGCCATCGCAACGGGACCACAGGCTCTGGAAGCTTATTTGCATCAGAATAACACACAGATCGAGGATATAGTGGCGTTGGTGCGTGGGAAACTGTCCAAACAGAACCGAGTGACTCTGGAAGCGCTGGTGGTATTGGACGTGCACGCTCGCGACGTGTTGGCCTCGCTTGTGCGCAAGGGTGTGGATGATGAGAACAACTTCGAGTGGCTCAGCCAGCTTCGTTATTACTGGATTGAGAACCAGCTTCAGACTAAAATGATTAACGCGGGACTGGCTTATGGCTACGAGTACCTGGGTAACACGCCACGTCTGGTTATCACCCCTCTCACCGATCGTTGCTACAGAACCCTTTTTGGAGCCCTGCACTTGCACTTAGGAGGAGCTCCTGAAGGCCCAGCAGGTACAGGGAAGACCGAGACGACTAAGGATCTGGCCAAAGCTGTGGCTAAGCAGTGTGTTGTCTTCAACTGCTCTGATGGCCTTGATTACATTGCCCTGGGAAAGTTCTTTAAGGGTTTGCTATCCTGTGGCGCATGGGCATGCTTTGACGAGTTCAACCGCATTGACCTGGAGGTGCTGTCCGTGGTGGCGCAACAAATTCTCACTATTCAGAGAGGGATCGCAGATCATGCCGAGATGCTGATGTTTGAGGGTACGGAGTTAAGGCTCAACCCGTCTTGTGCCGTCTTCATCACTATGAACCCGGGATACGCTGGCCGCTCCGAACTGCCTGATAACCTGAAGGCACTGTTCCGCACCGTGGCCATGATGGTTCCTGATTACGCCCTGATCGCCGAGATCGTGCTCTACTCTTGTGGTTTTGTAAGAGCTCGTCCTCTCTCAGTGAAGATCGTGGCCACGTATCGCCTCTGCTCCGAGCAGCTGTCCTCTCAGAGCCACTATGATTACGGTATGAGGGCCGTCAAATCCGTCCTGACAGCCGCTGGAAACTTAAAACTGAAGTTCCCTGAGGAGAACGAGGACATTCTACTGCTGAGGTCCATCATCGACGTTAACCTTCCCAAATTTTTGGCCCATGACCTGCCACTCTTTGAGGGAATCACTTCAGATCTTTTTCCTGGTGTAAAACTACCAAAACCAGACTATACCGTCCTGCTGGAGGCCATTAAAGAGAACAGTGAGAAGATGAACCTGCAGGTGACAGATTTCTTTGCAGAGAAGATCCTGCAGATTTACGAGATGATGCTCGTGCGTCACGGCTTCATGCTGGTGGGAGAGCCTTTCGGTGGGAAGACGAGCGCCTATCGAGTCCTCGCCGCTGCCTTGAACGATGTCTGTGAGAAGCACCTGATGGATGAGAACAGGGTTCAGATCACTGTTATTAACCCCAAGTCTATCACCATGGGTCAGCTGTATGGTCAGTTTGACCCTGTCTCTCATGAGTGGTCAGACGGCATACTTGCTGTGAGCTACAGAAACTTTGCCACCTCTCAGACGCCAGACAGGAAGTGGCTGATCTTTGATGGTCCGGTGGATGCAGTGTGGATCGAGAACATGAACACAGTGCTTGATGACAATAAGAAACTGTGCCTGATGAGCGGTGAGATCATCCAAATGTCTCCTCAAATGAGTCTCATCTTTGAACCCATGGACCTGGAGGTGGCTTCACCTGCCACGGTTTCTCGCTGTGGCATGATCTACATGGAGCCCCATATGCTGGGCTGGAGGCCGCTAATGATCTCCTGGCTCAACACTTTACCGTCCGCACTGAGCTCCGTGCACAAAGACCTCATTGCCGGCCTCTTCGACCGCATGCTGCCCGCCTGCCTGCAGCTCATCCGCAAAGGGACCAAGGAGTTGTCTCCGACATCAGACACCAATCTGGTGCGTTCCCTGATGAACCTGATAGACTGCATGATGGACGAGTTTAGAGACGAGGGCCAGATGAAGGTCATGAGCGAGAGAGACGTGTGCTCCTGGCTTGAGGGTATGTTTGTGTTCTCTCTGGTGTGGTCAGTGGGTGCCACCTGCACAGAGCCAGGGAGAGTGAAGTTTGATGGTCTGGTGAAGGAGCTGCTAACAGGTGCTCTGACTGAGAAGACGCGGGCAAGACATGGCATCCTGGAACAAATAGAGGCACCAAGCAAGCAGCTCACAGTGCCCTTACCTGCCGAAGGCACTCTCTATGAATACCGCTTCATCAAAGAGGGTCCAGGCAGCTGGGAGCCGTGGGCCGAAGAGATGAGACTGGCGCCACCGATCCCCAAAGACGTGCAGTTCAACGAGATCATCGTGCCCACGGAGAATACAGTGCGCTACACGGCTCTGATGGAGCTGCTCGTCACGCATCAGAAGCCCACCATCTTTGTGGGGCCCACAGGAACCGGCAAGAGCGTGTACATCCTAGACTTTCTGCTGAAGCGGCTCGACAAGGACACGTACAGTCCTCTGCTAATCAACTTTTCAGCCCAAACCACAGCCGCTCAGACTCAGGACATCATCATGTCCAAGCTGGACAAGAGACGCAAAGGAGTGTTTGGCCCCCTTCTGGGAAAGAAGATGGTGTTGTTCGTGGATGATGTGAATATGCCCGCGAGAGAGACCTACGGTGCTCAGCCTCCCGTGGAGCTTCTGCGCCAGTGGCTGGACCATTGGAACTGGTATGACATGAAGGACTGCTCCATGATCAACCTGGTGGACATCCAGCTGATGTGCGCCATGGGGCCTCCCGGTGGTGGGAGAAACCCAGTGACACCTCGCTTCCTTCGTCATTTTAA
This genomic interval carries:
- the LOC128604072 gene encoding dynein axonemal heavy chain 7-like, with product MERKVASEGKKPKRQDAKPSFIVPAQSENTDHGVSSRSFIETLRSMEHSERAHRTARVSEFFRQCTKLKNDREELCKTLVTMFMEEESDTGESLQVPSGALTEKSMLKYYNYIRYGIDTHNVPPMEDSWLESILSRVPSPLKTLTSCVEVLSDEIRADCLQSVKKAIVDFALCGSREDEEQKVNSLPPHREEMALLPKPWKASFHQSQNRMSQHLHAFNPTMLSVLNLWHRSFKNFRLLDVTEFHNREEAIDIFDFYQIAGQHIKSAEDVLLKKWFPDVQQIYYQGIKHNLIPKNNNLPQLQSFFNCVAALMSSQLHSLALESIYDYTRLIAQVSPSVRAYEHPGFVLHLTLRQNKITLHPDFKDVETILLNVYDEMLKCVSLVPRVETKLYSEWPGTKDARTLKPIILPEILKAQKYEILQVMHEDMRGPTEHVRLYDKFAPLVSEQAGQDVEQFLVEQHSFQEILMEATRYQQMADELQHDFYEVVRLGMFEVHCDTLIHTLVYRAEGIRDKLVTRLRKDHQNCNEKLCDEYEKIEKKSLSIPSNTQELFALKAYIKKVEAEEMPKLELQLRNSMNRVCCLAEYEFSPTDISLNKKPFQWHLRMPSIFDKYREIAKEKTVQFQDFLKLRCERLVKDLEGCAKQVEEFTAFGDLSELSKYLKKAQALNSKLEDAMEKIEGFNSEEEAFGWPVSQYPLCKKVHEQLLPYLHLYQTATTFQAEHQRWLNGPLTSINPEKVEGDVSNYWRSLYKLEKGFQDSPEALHIATQVKAEVETFKPHIPLVQVLCNPGLRDRHWEAMSAVVGFSLKPSENEACISHFIHLQLETHLPNFENISEAASKEYSMEKAMERMVGEWADMMFTLLPYRETGTSILSSLDEIQMLLDDHIVKTQTMRGSPFIKPLEAEIRDWEGKLLLLQEILDEWMTVQSTWLYLEPIFSSPDIISQMPEEGGCFTTVDKTWRDIIKQVSLDKHVLAVVAIDQILEKFKKSNEFLELILKGLNMYLEKKRLFFPRFFFLSNDELLEILSETKDPTRVQPHLKKCFEGVANVVFSDVLDITHMKSSEGEMVELLDIISTSKARGQVEKWLLELESGMLTSLHKVVEEAIKAYPEDLRINWVRAWPGQAVLCVSQVYWTKHIHEAIATGPQALEAYLHQNNTQIEDIVALVRGKLSKQNRVTLEALVVLDVHARDVLASLVRKGVDDENNFEWLSQLRYYWIENQLQTKMINAGLAYGYEYLGNTPRLVITPLTDRCYRTLFGALHLHLGGAPEGPAGTGKTETTKDLAKAVAKQCVVFNCSDGLDYIALGKFFKGLLSCGAWACFDEFNRIDLEVLSVVAQQILTIQRGIADHAEMLMFEGTELRLNPSCAVFITMNPGYAGRSELPDNLKALFRTVAMMVPDYALIAEIVLYSCGFVRARPLSVKIVATYRLCSEQLSSQSHYDYGMRAVKSVLTAAGNLKLKFPEENEDILLLRSIIDVNLPKFLAHDLPLFEGITSDLFPGVKLPKPDYTVLLEAIKENSEKMNLQVTDFFAEKILQIYEMMLVRHGFMLVGEPFGGKTSAYRVLAAALNDVCEKHLMDENRVQITVINPKSITMGQLYGQFDPVSHEWSDGILAVSYRNFATSQTPDRKWLIFDGPVDAVWIENMNTVLDDNKKLCLMSGEIIQMSPQMSLIFEPMDLEVASPATVSRCGMIYMEPHMLGWRPLMISWLNTLPSALSSVHKDLIAGLFDRMLPACLQLIRKGTKELSPTSDTNLVRSLMNLIDCMMDEFRDEGQMKVMSERDVCSWLEGMFVFSLVWSVGATCTEPGRVKFDGLVKELLTGALTEKTRARHGILEQIEAPSKQLTVPLPAEGTLYEYRFIKEGPGSWEPWAEEMRLAPPIPKDVQFNEIIVPTENTVRYTALMELLVTHQKPTIFVGPTGTGKSVYILDFLLKRLDKDTYSPLLINFSAQTTAAQTQDIIMSKLDKRRKGVFGPLLGKKMVLFVDDVNMPARETYGAQPPVELLRQWLDHWNWYDMKDCSMINLVDIQLMCAMGPPGGGRNPVTPRFLRHFNTVIINEFDEKTMHTIFSSILNWHLTTRLPFPPAFASLTSQIVGATLAVYQEATKNLLPTPAKSHYLFNLRDFSRVIQGICLSCPETAEDPKAIKRLWVHEVQRVYYDRLVDPSDRTWMVDFLREVCKSHLKEDFHQLFKHLDFDSDGRVTEDDLRSLMFCDFHDPKGEDRNYREVGDLDQLRKVVEAHLEEYNNISKASMNLVLFRFAIEHVCRISRILKQPRGHALLVGVGGSGRQSLTRLAAHMAEAELFQVEISRSYGMTEWRDDLKRIMRKSTSGDTHGVFLFTDTQIKMESFLEDVSNLLNTGEVPNLFAVDEKQEICERMRVLDRQRAREKQTDGSPLALFNMFVERCRSQLHVVLAMSPIGDAFRGRLRRFPALINCCTIDWFQSWPDDALQAVASRFLEDIEMTDDVRAGCIDMCQSFHTSIINLSGRFLAELQRHNYVTPTSYLELISTFKVLLECKRAEVMKQKRRYEVGLEKVDSAAAQVATMQVELEALQPALRLASKEVEKMMVVIEHESAEVAETEKVVCMDEAVANEQAMAAKAIKDECDADLSVAMPILKSAMAALNTLTQQDITVVKSMKSPPAGVKLVMEAICILKGIKPDRVTDPSDPRKKIEDFWGPAKKLLGDMKFLQSLHEYKKDDIPPAYMTIIRNKYITNPEFDPAKIRTASTAAEGLCKWVCAMDSYDNVAKIVAPKKEKLAQAEAELKVATESLQKKQAALKEVQDKLAQLQQNLEASKNEKDDKEKQVELCSKKLERAEKLIGGLGGERTRWSESALSLGELYTNLTGDVLISAAIVAYLGAFTSSYRHCATEEWIEQCKARAIPCSKDVSLTRSLGEQVKIRSWIIAGLPSDSFSIDNAIIISNARRWPLMIDPQGQANKWVKNMEKANSLQVIKLSDSNFVRTLENCIQFGTPVLLENVGEELDPILEPLLLKQTFKQGGSVCIRLGDSTIEYSPDFRFYITTKLRNPHYLPETSVKVTLLNFMITPEGMQDQLLGIVVARERPDLEEEKQALILQGAENKRQLQELEDKMLEVLSASEGNILEDETAVQIISSSKLLANEISEKQAVAEVTERKIDETRMGYTPIAVHSAILFFSIADLANIEPMYQYSLGWFINLFISSIDNSDKSEVLEQRLQILRDHFTYSLYVNVCRSLFEKDKLLFSFCLNVNLLKHESLIDENEWRFLLTGGVGLDNPHSKPYTWLPQKSWDEICRLDELECFKGLREDLERDGWKEVYDSKDPHHATFPGGWQEKLGQLQRMLVIRCLRPDKIIPMVQEFVSKSLGPQFIEVPPFNLGKAFGDSHCCAPLIFILSPGSDPMAALLKFGDEKGFTGNKLSSLSLGQGQGPIAMNMIEEGVKEGTWVVLQNCHLATSWMATLERVCEELNPDTTHPDFRLWLTSYPSPNFPVAVLQNGVKMTNEAPKGLRSNIIGSLYMDPISDPAFFDGSSKPVVFKKLLYGLCFFHALTQERKKFGPLGWNIPYEFNETDLRISVQQLHMFLDQYEEVPFDALRYMTGECNYGGRVTDDWDRRTLRTILSIFYTSKIVEDPEYKFDPSGIYYSPPEGDRNSYIEYTKSLPLYPSPEIFGMNANADITKDQVETQLLFDSILLTQSRVTGGDAKSSDDMVYEVAADILSKLPQDFDIDEAMRRFPTSYNQSMNTVLVQEMARFNKLLQTIRDSSVNVQKAIKGLVVMSAELEEVVTSILKGRIPGTWMKKSYPSLKPLGAYVNDFLERLRFLHDWYENGMPAVFWMSGFFFTQAFLTGAQQNYARKHTIPIDLLIFDFQVMDEMEYSQPPEDGVYIRGLFLEGARWDRKKKLLAESYPKVLYDTMPVIWLIPIKKQDIPERLCYISPVYKTSERRGTLSTTGHSTNYVMAMSLNTDVPPEHWIRRGVALLCQLN